A single region of the Thermomicrobiales bacterium genome encodes:
- a CDS encoding gamma-glutamyltransferase translates to MGGMVVAPQIPAVESGVGVLRSGGNAIDAAVTAAFVQMVVDPQMCGIGGFGRDGPHADGTEICIDFNGTAGSKATPAMWQDIVIEQDWTGYGYHLKGQVNDIGYGSIMTPGTVAGMAELLERFGTITWQDALRDAIRISDEGYVVTPELWRLWNTPGYGLHIAFGERIRATEASRAIYTKADGSGYMAPGERLMNPDHTRTLQRLAEGGPREFYEGALARELAADLTDNGSYVTAEDLANYTVHVSEPIRISYRGQTVLTNPPAGGGICMAETLKIVEHEDIAALGLNSVEYIDLVGHAMKAAYADWYGHVADPRRFHDVPAICCCRTNGPASGTPGSRLASSSACRATRKRRRRRTSPSLMTPATRSR, encoded by the coding sequence ATGGGTGGGATGGTCGTCGCGCCGCAGATACCGGCGGTCGAATCGGGGGTCGGCGTTCTGCGCTCCGGTGGGAATGCCATCGACGCAGCCGTGACCGCGGCGTTTGTGCAGATGGTCGTCGATCCGCAGATGTGCGGGATCGGCGGCTTCGGGCGCGACGGTCCGCACGCCGATGGCACCGAAATCTGCATCGACTTCAACGGCACAGCCGGATCGAAGGCGACGCCCGCGATGTGGCAGGACATCGTTATCGAGCAGGACTGGACCGGCTACGGCTATCACCTCAAAGGGCAGGTCAACGACATTGGCTACGGCTCGATCATGACGCCCGGCACGGTGGCCGGGATGGCCGAGCTGCTGGAGCGCTTCGGCACGATCACCTGGCAGGACGCGTTGCGCGACGCGATCCGTATCTCCGACGAGGGCTACGTCGTCACGCCCGAGCTCTGGCGGTTGTGGAATACGCCGGGCTATGGTCTGCACATCGCGTTCGGCGAGCGCATTCGCGCGACCGAGGCGTCACGCGCGATCTACACGAAGGCGGACGGCTCCGGCTACATGGCTCCAGGCGAGCGGCTGATGAACCCGGATCACACACGCACGCTCCAGCGTCTGGCCGAGGGTGGGCCGCGCGAGTTCTACGAGGGCGCACTAGCGCGCGAGCTGGCTGCCGACCTGACCGATAATGGCTCGTACGTCACGGCTGAAGACCTGGCGAACTACACGGTCCACGTCTCGGAGCCGATCCGGATCAGCTATCGCGGCCAGACCGTCCTGACGAACCCACCGGCCGGCGGCGGTATCTGCATGGCCGAGACGCTGAAGATCGTCGAGCATGAAGACATCGCAGCGCTGGGCCTGAACAGCGTCGAGTACATCGACCTCGTTGGCCACGCGATGAAGGCGGCCTACGCCGACTGGTACGGTCACGTCGCCGACCCGCGGCGCTTCCACGATGTGCCGGCTATATGCTGCTGTCGGACGAACGGGCCGGCGAGTGGTACGCCAGGATCAAGGCTGGCGAGCAGTTCAGCGTGCCGCGCTACCCGGAAGCGCCGACGACGACGAACGTCACCGTCGTTGATGACGCCGGCAACGCGATCGCGCTGA
- a CDS encoding ATP-binding protein, with translation MRHHTHNLPATLAPPVGREEELARLLGLPDSSSRLATIVGAGGVGKTRLAPEGARAMQSRYRWRLGGFL, from the coding sequence ATGCGACATCACACGCACAATCTGCCGGCCACGCTCGCGCCACCGGTCGGACGCGAGGAGGAGCTGGCGAGGCTGCTCGGTCTGCCGGATAGCTCATCGCGGCTGGCGACGATCGTCGGCGCTGGCGGGGTCGGCAAGACCCGGCTGGCACCGGAAGGTGCCCGGGCGATGCAATCCCGCTACCGATGGCGTCTCGGTGGGTTCCTCTAG
- a CDS encoding gamma-glutamyltransferase family protein, which produces MPRYPEAPTTTNVTVVDDAGNAIALTHSLGASSGVVSPGYGFTWNNIMNAANLQPGYRTRSRQEVAHHRHVPDDRPARRRAGTRRSARRAARGSSPAAVLLNVLDHARRRSRQFQRRASIARAICWIASRVSRPG; this is translated from the coding sequence GTGCCGCGCTACCCGGAAGCGCCGACGACGACGAACGTCACCGTCGTTGATGACGCCGGCAACGCGATCGCGCTGACGCACTCGCTCGGCGCGAGCAGCGGCGTCGTCTCCCCGGGCTACGGCTTCACCTGGAACAACATCATGAACGCGGCGAACCTGCAGCCGGGCTACCGAACTCGATCGCGCCAGGAAGTCGCGCATCACCGGCATGTGCCCGACGATCGTCCTGCGCGACGGCGAGCTGGTACTCGGCGCTCGGCGCGCCGGGCGGCACGCGGATCATCACCGGCGGCGGTGCTGCTGAATGTGCTCGACCACGCCCGTCGCCGGTCGAGGCAGTTTCAGCGCCGCGCTTCGATTGCCAGGGCGATCTGCTGGATTGCGAGTCGCGTATCCCGACCTGGGTGA
- a CDS encoding PxKF domain-containing protein, whose product MIPAVGCTTTDATSNVASEATATTSGGTVGEITVTCSGATDNAGNTASASISYAIHYAWGGFKGVVKNQPRENTWIALLPVPVMFTIDGNQGRDAITSITSRSCSNAPGVGGFSAGSLFNIGVVSLGRSDQYLFIWTTPRSWARTCRVLTVTLADGTSHEAIFNFK is encoded by the coding sequence GTGATCCCAGCCGTTGGCTGCACGACGACCGATGCCACCTCGAACGTCGCGTCAGAGGCAACCGCGACGACCAGCGGTGGCACAGTCGGTGAGATCACCGTGACCTGCTCGGGTGCCACCGACAACGCCGGCAACACCGCCTCGGCGTCGATCAGCTACGCCATCCACTACGCCTGGGGCGGCTTCAAGGGCGTCGTCAAGAACCAGCCCAGGGAGAACACCTGGATCGCGCTGCTGCCGGTGCCGGTCATGTTCACCATCGACGGCAATCAGGGTCGTGATGCCATCACCAGCATCACCTCACGCAGTTGCAGTAACGCACCGGGTGTCGGCGGGTTCAGCGCCGGGTCGCTGTTCAACATCGGTGTGGTCAGTCTGGGACGCAGCGACCAGTACCTGTTCATCTGGACGACGCCACGCTCGTGGGCGCGCACCTGCCGCGTGCTGACCGTCACCCTGGCGGATGGCACGTCTCACGAAGCGATATTCAACTTCAAGTAA